The proteins below come from a single Mucilaginibacter mali genomic window:
- a CDS encoding M1 family aminopeptidase, with the protein MKRSFLIIGLGLITAVAYAQQKQIPVEPGVSRQLAEYRRSVIGDIHYHLAIDIPREKDKPVTGISGIRFDLRYVTENLQIDFKQPADHIRKIEVLGHDGNLPVIAENEHIIIDKKYLHTGENFISIKFIAGDASLNRNTDYLYALFVPDHARTVFPCFDQPDLKAKFLLALTVPNDWHVLANGLMQTIPAPKTTGEHTEYFFNETDKLPTYLFSFTAGKYTTIHKTIAGHDAEFLYRETDTAKIRFSTDAIFKSHENAIDFLQEWTGIPFPFQKVGFVAIPDFQFGGMEHPGEVQYKASSLFLDAGATKDQVIARTNLISHETAHMWFGDLVTMRWFNDVWMKEVFANFMADKITGAEMGKEVFDLKFLQDHYPAAYGVDRTEGSHPIRQSLDNLQDAGSLYGNIIYHKAPIMMRQLEMMMGEENFQKGVRDYLKKYAYSNATWPDLIAELCKYTHKDIRAWNRVWVDQPGRPVFGQTITYRNGKIAAMTITQHPERGAARVWPQAFSITLVYGDHEKIIPVSIQGQSVNVSAAIGLAKPNYILFNSNGIGYGVFPMDKSITREWYDWKSPVRRASAYINAYEHMLSAKTFRPGELIRLFTGGIGREENEMNLRLITGYISTIYWTFLTPAQRDAYHNELEQSLWAAMQKQQQGNNKKILFKTYQDVYIGKEAGERIYSIWKAQHAPDGVKLNEDDYTSMALSIALKNDTATHVLLQQTARITNADRKARLAWLSSALSPDVNIRDAFFASLSERKNREKEAWVVTAVGYLHHPLRQSTSIKYLPKSLDLLQEIKQTGDIFFPQSWLGATFGNYQSPQAWAVVNDFLKGHPGYDTKLRDKLLQATDNLRRAKIILALKTVDEKN; encoded by the coding sequence ATGAAGAGATCTTTTTTAATTATAGGATTAGGGCTGATTACCGCTGTGGCATATGCGCAGCAAAAACAGATACCCGTTGAACCCGGCGTATCCAGACAACTGGCCGAATACCGCCGCTCAGTCATCGGTGATATCCATTATCATTTGGCTATTGATATCCCGCGGGAAAAGGACAAGCCGGTAACCGGCATATCGGGCATCCGGTTCGACCTTAGATATGTAACGGAAAACCTACAAATAGATTTTAAGCAGCCTGCTGATCATATTCGAAAAATTGAGGTGTTGGGGCATGACGGTAATCTCCCGGTTATTGCCGAGAATGAGCATATCATTATCGATAAAAAATACCTGCATACCGGCGAAAATTTTATCAGCATTAAATTTATCGCGGGCGATGCTTCCTTAAACCGTAATACCGATTATTTGTACGCCCTTTTCGTGCCTGACCATGCCCGTACGGTTTTCCCTTGCTTTGATCAGCCTGATCTGAAGGCCAAATTTTTGCTGGCACTTACCGTACCTAACGATTGGCATGTTTTAGCTAATGGGCTGATGCAAACAATACCTGCGCCTAAAACAACCGGCGAGCATACCGAATATTTCTTTAATGAGACCGATAAACTGCCAACCTATCTTTTTTCGTTCACTGCCGGTAAGTATACCACCATCCATAAAACCATAGCGGGGCATGATGCGGAGTTTTTGTACAGGGAAACAGATACGGCTAAGATCCGCTTCAGTACCGATGCCATTTTTAAAAGCCATGAGAATGCTATTGATTTTTTACAAGAATGGACTGGCATTCCCTTTCCGTTTCAAAAGGTTGGTTTTGTAGCGATACCTGACTTTCAGTTTGGCGGGATGGAACACCCGGGCGAGGTGCAGTACAAGGCGTCAAGCTTGTTTTTAGATGCAGGGGCCACCAAGGATCAGGTGATTGCCCGCACTAACCTCATATCGCACGAAACGGCGCACATGTGGTTTGGCGATTTGGTGACCATGCGCTGGTTTAACGATGTGTGGATGAAGGAGGTGTTTGCCAATTTTATGGCCGATAAGATAACCGGCGCGGAAATGGGAAAAGAAGTTTTCGACCTTAAGTTTTTGCAGGATCATTACCCGGCAGCTTACGGTGTTGATCGTACCGAGGGAAGCCACCCGATCCGTCAATCGTTAGATAATTTGCAGGATGCCGGTTCGCTTTACGGCAACATTATTTACCACAAAGCCCCAATTATGATGCGGCAGTTGGAAATGATGATGGGAGAGGAGAACTTTCAAAAAGGTGTACGTGATTACCTGAAAAAGTATGCTTACAGCAATGCTACCTGGCCCGATCTTATTGCTGAGCTATGCAAATATACCCATAAAGATATCCGCGCCTGGAACAGGGTATGGGTAGACCAGCCCGGTCGCCCGGTGTTCGGACAGACGATAACTTATCGTAACGGAAAGATCGCCGCTATGACCATTACGCAGCACCCCGAGCGTGGCGCAGCACGCGTATGGCCGCAAGCGTTTAGCATTACACTGGTTTACGGCGATCATGAAAAAATCATACCTGTGAGTATCCAGGGGCAAAGTGTAAACGTTAGCGCTGCGATTGGTTTGGCCAAGCCAAATTACATATTGTTTAATTCGAACGGGATTGGTTATGGTGTGTTCCCGATGGATAAAAGCATAACCCGCGAATGGTACGATTGGAAAAGCCCGGTAAGGCGCGCTTCGGCCTATATTAATGCTTACGAACACATGCTTTCGGCAAAAACATTTCGTCCTGGTGAATTGATCCGGCTGTTTACCGGAGGCATAGGACGTGAAGAAAACGAAATGAACCTGCGCCTGATCACCGGGTATATCAGCACCATATACTGGACATTCCTGACACCCGCGCAACGGGATGCCTACCATAACGAACTGGAGCAAAGCTTGTGGGCGGCCATGCAAAAGCAACAACAGGGAAATAACAAGAAGATACTATTTAAAACATACCAGGATGTTTATATAGGTAAGGAAGCCGGCGAACGCATTTACAGTATATGGAAAGCGCAACACGCGCCCGATGGCGTGAAGCTTAATGAGGATGATTATACTTCAATGGCGCTTTCCATCGCTCTGAAAAATGATACCGCCACGCATGTGCTACTACAGCAAACAGCCCGCATCACCAATGCCGATCGCAAGGCCCGGTTAGCCTGGCTTTCATCAGCGCTTTCGCCTGATGTTAACATACGCGATGCTTTTTTTGCATCGCTTAGCGAACGTAAGAACCGCGAGAAAGAAGCTTGGGTAGTTACAGCAGTTGGTTATCTGCATCATCCGCTAAGACAGAGCACGTCAATAAAATATCTGCCTAAAAGCCTTGACCTGCTACAGGAGATCAAGCAGACCGGCGATATCTTTTTCCCGCAATCATGGCTGGGGGCTACATTTGGTAACTACCAGTCGCCACAGGCATGGGCCGTGGTTAACGATTTTCTTAAGGGCCACCCGGGCTATGACACTAAATTGCGTGATAAACTATTGCAGGCTACAGATAATTTAAGACGTGCGAAAATTATCCTGGCATTGAAAACTGTAGATGAAAAAAATTAG
- a CDS encoding 5-oxoprolinase subunit PxpA, with translation MQYIDINCDMGEAFGNYAMPNDELLMQYITSANIACGFHAGDAEVMQRTVALALKHGVAIGAHPGLPDLQGFGRRNMAINACEAYQLTLYQVGALYGFVKAAGAKLHHVKPHGALYNMAAKDAGLSLAIAQAVKDMDASLILYGLAGSEMITAAKQIGLATASEVFADRTYQSDGSLTPRSQPNALIGNEEDAIAQVLMMVKQQQVVAVSGEAVTLKADTLCIHGDGAHAVDFAKTINQRLKNEGIILQAPVSA, from the coding sequence ATGCAATACATAGACATTAACTGCGATATGGGCGAGGCCTTTGGCAACTATGCCATGCCCAATGATGAGTTATTGATGCAATACATTACTTCGGCCAATATTGCTTGTGGTTTCCACGCGGGCGATGCGGAGGTGATGCAGCGTACGGTAGCCCTGGCCCTGAAGCACGGCGTAGCCATCGGCGCGCACCCGGGGTTACCCGATCTGCAGGGCTTTGGCCGCCGCAACATGGCCATCAACGCCTGTGAAGCTTACCAGCTGACGCTTTACCAGGTGGGGGCCTTGTATGGTTTTGTAAAGGCAGCCGGCGCTAAATTGCACCATGTAAAACCGCACGGCGCGCTTTACAACATGGCTGCGAAGGATGCCGGTTTGTCGCTGGCCATCGCGCAGGCGGTGAAAGATATGGATGCATCGCTGATCCTGTACGGTTTGGCGGGTAGCGAGATGATAACGGCGGCAAAGCAGATCGGCCTGGCTACGGCATCGGAAGTATTTGCCGACCGTACTTACCAGTCTGATGGTTCGCTTACCCCGCGCTCACAGCCTAACGCGCTGATAGGGAACGAAGAAGATGCCATTGCGCAGGTATTGATGATGGTGAAGCAGCAACAAGTAGTAGCCGTATCAGGCGAAGCAGTTACTTTAAAAGCCGATACCTTATGCATCCACGGCGATGGCGCGCATGCTGTTGACTTTGCCAAAACCATTAATCAACGATTAAAGAACGAGGGTATTATCCTGCAGGCACCGGTATCAGCATGA
- a CDS encoding RNA polymerase sigma-70 factor — protein MSNLYALSDLELLSLLRTGDATAFTEIYNRHWKFLFTAANNALHHRSDCMDVCQSVFMWLWENREQIEVKTNLQAYLYTAVKYKIANLIRQGKVRETLLDNVLAADIRAEERLDLEVKELKSFISQLVQELPEKCREVFLLSRDERLSHRQISERLGISEKTVDDHITRALKKLRVPLSRLSSIFLML, from the coding sequence GTGTCAAATCTGTACGCTCTTTCCGATTTGGAACTGCTTTCCTTATTAAGGACGGGAGATGCTACAGCCTTTACCGAGATATATAACCGCCACTGGAAGTTCTTGTTTACAGCCGCCAACAACGCCTTACATCATCGGTCTGATTGTATGGATGTTTGCCAGTCTGTGTTTATGTGGCTTTGGGAAAACCGCGAACAAATTGAAGTAAAAACCAATCTGCAGGCTTATTTATACACCGCCGTTAAATACAAAATTGCTAACCTGATTAGACAGGGCAAAGTGCGCGAAACTTTATTGGACAACGTGCTGGCTGCCGATATCCGTGCCGAAGAACGTTTGGACCTGGAGGTGAAAGAACTTAAAAGCTTTATTTCGCAATTAGTGCAGGAACTCCCCGAAAAATGCCGCGAAGTTTTTTTATTAAGCCGTGATGAACGATTAAGCCATCGCCAGATATCCGAACGTTTGGGTATCTCCGAAAAAACGGTTGACGATCATATTACCCGCGCGCTAAAAAAACTGCGCGTTCCGCTGAGTCGCCTGAGTAGCATATTCTTGATGTTATGA
- a CDS encoding NRAMP family divalent metal transporter, with product MSKKTNWSVLTGAAFLMASSAIGPGFLTQTAVFTQQLGASFGFVILLSVLLDAIAQLNVWRIIAVADKPAQDIANKVFPGLGYLLSFLVFLGGLAFNIGNIAGAGLGLNVLFGVSVGQGAIMSAIVAIGIFIYKEAGKAMDLFAKTMGLLKIGLALYVAYISSPPLAEAAARSVSPTQFSFTAVLTIVGGTVGGYITFAGAHRLLDAGQGGRENLPAVNKGALSAIGLASLMRLLLFIAALGVISAGHVLNPDNPAASVFQLAIGNFGYKVFGLVIWAAGISSVVGSAYTSVSFIKTFHPFIQKFNRYIIIVFISISCVIFEIVGKPVKTLVTVGTINGFILPLALGVMLVAAYRQNIIGGYKQPWWLTALGAAVVLTMTWMSAGAIMQMFSTK from the coding sequence ATGAGTAAAAAAACAAATTGGAGTGTACTGACCGGAGCGGCGTTCCTGATGGCCTCATCTGCCATCGGTCCGGGGTTTTTAACGCAAACGGCCGTATTTACGCAGCAACTTGGCGCCAGTTTCGGTTTCGTGATCTTGCTGTCGGTACTGCTTGATGCCATAGCCCAGCTTAATGTTTGGCGAATCATTGCGGTAGCCGATAAACCCGCGCAGGATATCGCTAACAAGGTGTTCCCGGGCTTGGGCTACCTGCTATCGTTCCTGGTGTTTTTGGGTGGACTGGCCTTTAACATCGGTAATATTGCCGGCGCGGGCCTGGGCCTCAATGTATTGTTTGGCGTTAGCGTAGGGCAAGGCGCTATTATGAGCGCCATTGTAGCCATTGGTATCTTTATCTATAAGGAAGCCGGTAAGGCGATGGATCTTTTTGCCAAAACCATGGGCTTGCTCAAGATCGGCCTCGCGCTGTATGTGGCTTATATCAGCAGCCCGCCCCTGGCCGAGGCCGCAGCGCGTTCGGTTAGCCCTACGCAATTCAGCTTTACAGCGGTGCTTACCATTGTGGGCGGCACAGTTGGCGGCTATATCACTTTTGCCGGTGCCCACCGACTGCTGGATGCCGGGCAAGGTGGCCGGGAGAATTTACCAGCCGTTAATAAAGGCGCGCTGAGCGCTATTGGTTTAGCTTCGCTGATGCGATTATTACTCTTTATTGCCGCGCTGGGTGTCATCAGCGCCGGGCATGTGCTTAATCCCGATAACCCCGCGGCCTCGGTATTTCAACTGGCTATCGGCAATTTTGGCTACAAGGTGTTTGGTTTGGTTATCTGGGCTGCCGGGATCTCTTCGGTGGTTGGCTCGGCTTATACCTCGGTTTCATTTATCAAAACCTTTCACCCGTTTATACAAAAGTTTAACCGCTACATCATTATCGTTTTTATCAGCATTTCCTGCGTTATATTCGAGATAGTAGGTAAACCCGTAAAAACATTGGTAACGGTTGGCACTATCAATGGTTTTATCCTGCCGCTGGCTTTGGGGGTGATGTTGGTAGCGGCCTATCGCCAAAATATCATCGGCGGATATAAACAGCCCTGGTGGCTTACGGCTTTAGGAGCGGCTGTAGTCCTCACCATGACCTGGATGAGCGCCGGCGCGATCATGCAAATGTTCAGCACAAAATAA
- a CDS encoding FecR family protein produces MNKELFQNLISKVENGTATDEELSRYNAYMNRLAPAQTSAGTDIGDEEAVRNELWQAIQNATTPAPRVIKWPRLLGVAAVLLLGVAIGVKFLMPALKPENKWHAQIDHDIKPIGNSATLTLSGGRKIILTNAANGVLAMQPNAVIQQPVSGQISYSGNAKNIGPPVYDTLTTPAGGVYSLKLADGTMVWLNASTSLTFPEAFTGTRREIRLLHGEAYFEVAHKANALFVVNTPKGSVEDIGTHFNINAYPDEPVEKTTLLEGSVRVGTSYYARAVLVPGQQAQLNSSTIKPLTVTDDFDMDEAMAWKNGLFVFNNEKLGSIMQKISSWYNVKIAYKSEAVKNEVFLGSVSRFKNVSEVMEMLERTGNIHFELKNNVILIKPKQ; encoded by the coding sequence ATGAATAAAGAATTGTTTCAAAATTTAATAAGCAAGGTTGAAAACGGAACCGCTACCGATGAGGAGTTGAGCCGTTATAATGCTTATATGAACCGTTTGGCCCCGGCCCAAACTTCGGCCGGTACAGATATTGGCGACGAAGAAGCCGTACGTAACGAGTTATGGCAAGCCATACAAAATGCTACAACACCTGCTCCAAGGGTTATCAAATGGCCGCGCTTGCTGGGCGTAGCGGCTGTACTACTGCTGGGTGTAGCCATCGGGGTAAAATTTTTAATGCCGGCCTTAAAACCCGAAAATAAATGGCACGCGCAGATAGACCATGATATCAAGCCCATTGGCAACAGTGCTACGCTAACACTTTCGGGAGGCAGAAAAATTATTTTAACCAATGCTGCTAATGGTGTTTTGGCAATGCAACCAAACGCGGTGATACAACAGCCGGTGAGCGGACAGATCAGCTATAGCGGTAACGCAAAAAACATTGGCCCGCCCGTTTACGATACCCTTACCACACCAGCCGGCGGCGTTTATAGTTTAAAACTGGCTGATGGTACAATGGTATGGCTTAATGCCTCTACCTCGCTTACCTTCCCCGAAGCTTTTACCGGCACCCGCAGGGAGATACGGCTTTTACATGGTGAGGCTTATTTTGAGGTAGCCCACAAGGCTAACGCCCTTTTTGTAGTAAATACCCCAAAAGGATCTGTAGAAGATATTGGCACCCATTTCAACATTAATGCCTATCCAGATGAACCCGTGGAGAAAACAACCCTGCTGGAAGGCAGTGTGCGTGTAGGAACATCCTATTATGCACGTGCGGTGCTGGTTCCGGGGCAGCAGGCGCAGCTTAATAGTTCCACAATAAAACCGCTAACTGTAACCGACGATTTTGATATGGACGAAGCCATGGCCTGGAAAAACGGCTTGTTTGTATTTAACAACGAAAAGCTGGGCAGCATTATGCAGAAGATAAGCAGCTGGTACAACGTGAAGATAGCTTACAAAAGCGAAGCTGTGAAGAACGAAGTTTTTTTAGGCAGCGTATCCCGCTTCAAAAATGTTTCGGAAGTAATGGAGATGCTTGAGCGAACCGGAAACATCCATTTTGAGTTGAAGAATAACGTAATTTTAATAAAGCCCAAACAATAA
- a CDS encoding SusC/RagA family TonB-linked outer membrane protein, with protein sequence MNLKLTTALLILTILRVSANTFAQQVTLKKDNISLSQLFKEIRKQTGYNFLLSAENIDRAGRVSVDFKNAQLNEILDKVLQGRSLNYTIEKKTILISAAPKSFLDELIDYFRQINVHGKVVDETGQPMPGASIKLKLGTQVTVANATGEFFIANVDDKDSVTITFTGYQPLRLPAKAEMGTLSMRPVTEALKEVTVSTGYQSLLKERAPGSFVQVTQEVLANRPVSNLSTALQGMVAGMQGKENADGSVSFLIRGSSSIYAERAPLVVVDGFPLNKNDFSAINPNDIESVTVLKDAAAASIWGARAANGVVVVVTKKAKNGKAGLNIDASVFTRISKLTDLNQLIPNATSAEQVAYEKMAFTNRWVFNEYAGSFPSDLGKPLTLAQELLYANKNGKLSTAAMNASLDSLSKINNQSQISDLLLRRAVLSQYNVSFSQATDRSRSYASLLFEDNKTRYQGTGYNRYAMNFNNEYKLAKYLTFNFGLYLQYNKQSNSGANVGELQTLSPYETLLNPNGSYSVNLNTYNREVLSSLPLNNFPYSDLSYNLLRETRGRKWGYQDYTARIQTGFNIKIIPGLTFDTKIQYERGKTETDNYYTDDTFYARSMVDQNTEYTAATKTVGRQFLPKGGIDQSNNNNVTNYVFRNQLNFVKDLGAKHNINAIAGMEVSQFRTDARSNPWLYGYYPDKLQSTVPPYGYGSSVDQFVGITGTATTLSGGTTGLTYNLDRYVSYYANASYTYDRKYTLSGSIRNDASNFITKIPSLRWEPLWSVGGLWNIKEENFAQNINWVDRLSLRLTHGRNGNVEKSTSTNTLLAVSTSPSTTTGTITASISDNGNPTLRWEKTTTTNLGIDYVLFKGKLSGKIDLYNRIGTDITGTIALPAATGTTSQRFNNAGITNRGIEVELGTQVKIPGTPVTYNTSFNYAYNKNVVNNLYYPALYAYQMVDIPNAVVQGRPINPVYSFTYNGTIAGVPQVLGPNGASTTMNSAALLNTGLGLQFLNYEGTATPPHTAGWYSTFGYKNFNVSVLFIGKFGGVYRNNTFNYASASVGSFKTVVNNYISDVYAGRTDIPPFANANETQLYLWDRYVPYLSGLVESSSYIECKEVMLNYNLPQSVLSKVKMRNVKVFAELRDLGLIWAANKKGYNPDWLPGTDRPLATYTFGVNIGF encoded by the coding sequence ATGAATTTAAAGTTAACCACTGCGCTGTTGATCCTTACTATCTTACGGGTAAGTGCAAACACGTTTGCCCAGCAGGTTACCTTAAAAAAAGATAATATATCGCTAAGCCAATTGTTTAAAGAGATCCGTAAACAAACGGGCTACAACTTCTTGTTATCGGCAGAGAATATTGACAGGGCCGGGCGCGTAAGTGTTGATTTTAAAAACGCGCAGTTGAACGAGATACTGGATAAGGTGCTGCAGGGCAGGTCGCTGAATTATACCATTGAAAAGAAAACCATCCTGATCTCGGCCGCCCCAAAATCATTCCTTGATGAGCTGATCGATTACTTCAGGCAGATAAACGTACACGGCAAGGTGGTTGACGAAACAGGGCAGCCGATGCCGGGCGCCAGCATAAAGCTGAAGCTGGGCACCCAGGTTACCGTAGCTAATGCCACCGGCGAGTTCTTTATAGCTAATGTAGATGATAAGGATTCTGTCACCATCACCTTCACGGGTTACCAGCCATTGCGCCTGCCAGCAAAGGCTGAAATGGGCACGCTTAGCATGCGCCCAGTTACCGAAGCGCTTAAGGAAGTTACCGTAAGTACTGGTTACCAAAGCTTATTGAAGGAGCGCGCGCCGGGTTCATTTGTACAAGTAACCCAGGAGGTATTGGCAAACCGCCCGGTTTCAAACTTATCTACCGCCTTACAAGGTATGGTTGCCGGTATGCAGGGTAAGGAAAATGCCGATGGTTCGGTATCTTTCCTCATCAGGGGGAGTAGTTCCATTTATGCTGAAAGGGCGCCGCTTGTTGTGGTGGATGGTTTTCCGCTTAATAAAAATGACTTCTCTGCCATCAACCCTAACGATATTGAATCGGTTACGGTGCTGAAGGATGCCGCAGCCGCTTCTATCTGGGGTGCACGTGCTGCTAATGGCGTAGTAGTGGTGGTAACCAAGAAGGCAAAAAATGGTAAAGCAGGTTTAAATATTGATGCAAGCGTATTTACCCGCATATCAAAGCTAACCGACCTGAACCAGTTGATCCCTAACGCTACCTCGGCCGAGCAGGTTGCCTACGAAAAAATGGCGTTTACTAACAGGTGGGTATTTAATGAGTATGCCGGATCGTTTCCTTCTGATCTGGGAAAACCCCTTACACTGGCCCAGGAACTGCTGTATGCCAACAAGAACGGCAAGCTAAGCACTGCTGCTATGAATGCCAGTTTAGATAGCTTAAGCAAGATCAATAATCAAAGCCAGATTAGTGATCTGTTGCTGCGCAGGGCGGTACTTAGCCAGTATAATGTAAGTTTTTCCCAAGCTACCGATAGATCAAGGTCTTATGCTTCATTGTTGTTTGAAGACAATAAAACACGCTACCAGGGCACCGGCTACAACCGTTATGCCATGAATTTTAACAACGAATACAAATTAGCTAAGTACCTTACGTTTAACTTTGGTTTGTATTTACAATATAACAAACAAAGCAACAGCGGCGCGAATGTTGGCGAACTGCAAACCTTATCGCCTTATGAAACATTGCTGAACCCTAACGGAAGTTATTCGGTTAATCTTAATACTTATAATAGAGAGGTATTGTCCAGCCTGCCATTAAACAACTTCCCATATTCCGATCTGAGCTATAACCTGCTGCGCGAAACGAGAGGACGGAAGTGGGGTTACCAGGACTATACGGCCAGGATACAAACTGGTTTTAATATCAAAATTATTCCCGGGCTTACCTTCGATACTAAAATACAGTACGAACGCGGCAAAACCGAAACTGATAATTATTATACTGATGATACTTTTTACGCGCGCAGTATGGTTGACCAAAACACCGAATATACTGCGGCTACAAAAACCGTGGGCAGGCAGTTTTTACCTAAGGGCGGTATAGATCAAAGCAATAATAATAATGTAACTAATTACGTATTCCGTAACCAGCTTAATTTTGTAAAAGACCTGGGCGCAAAACACAACATCAATGCTATTGCCGGTATGGAGGTTTCACAGTTCCGTACCGATGCTCGCAGCAACCCATGGTTGTATGGTTACTATCCTGATAAACTGCAGTCTACCGTGCCGCCTTATGGTTACGGCAGTTCGGTTGATCAGTTTGTGGGGATCACTGGTACAGCCACCACATTATCGGGCGGCACCACGGGGCTTACCTATAACTTAGATCGTTACGTTTCATACTACGCTAACGCTTCATATACTTATGATCGCAAGTACACCCTTTCGGGTAGTATCCGTAATGATGCATCAAACTTTATTACCAAAATCCCTTCACTACGCTGGGAGCCGCTATGGTCGGTAGGTGGTTTGTGGAATATCAAGGAAGAAAATTTTGCCCAAAACATCAATTGGGTTGATAGGCTAAGCCTGCGCTTAACACATGGCCGCAACGGTAACGTTGAAAAATCAACATCTACCAATACCTTATTGGCTGTATCAACATCGCCAAGCACTACTACCGGTACCATTACCGCGTCGATATCTGATAATGGTAACCCAACCTTGCGCTGGGAAAAAACAACCACCACCAACCTGGGTATAGATTACGTATTGTTTAAAGGCAAGCTGAGCGGCAAAATAGACCTGTACAATAGGATAGGTACCGATATTACCGGTACCATCGCGCTGCCCGCAGCTACAGGCACTACCAGCCAAAGGTTTAACAATGCCGGTATAACTAACCGCGGTATCGAAGTAGAGTTGGGCACCCAGGTTAAAATACCAGGCACACCTGTTACCTACAATACCTCATTTAACTACGCCTACAACAAGAACGTGGTAAATAATTTGTACTACCCAGCTTTGTATGCTTACCAAATGGTGGATATACCTAACGCTGTGGTGCAGGGCCGCCCAATTAACCCGGTATACTCATTCACTTATAACGGCACCATAGCCGGTGTACCCCAGGTTTTAGGCCCTAACGGCGCCTCAACCACTATGAATAGTGCTGCCCTGCTTAATACCGGCCTGGGCCTGCAGTTCTTGAATTACGAAGGCACAGCCACACCGCCGCACACCGCGGGTTGGTATAGCACCTTTGGTTATAAGAATTTCAATGTTTCGGTATTGTTCATCGGTAAATTTGGTGGTGTATATCGTAACAATACCTTTAACTACGCTTCAGCTTCTGTTGGGTCGTTTAAAACAGTTGTCAACAACTACATATCAGATGTTTATGCCGGTCGTACAGATATCCCGCCGTTTGCAAATGCCAACGAAACTCAATTATACCTGTGGGACCGCTATGTACCTTACCTGAGCGGTTTAGTAGAAAGTTCATCTTATATTGAGTGTAAAGAAGTGATGCTGAACTATAACCTGCCCCAATCGGTACTAAGCAAAGTTAAAATGCGCAATGTTAAGGTATTTGCCGAACTAAGAGACCTGGGACTGATATGGGCAGCCAACAAAAAAGGCTACAACCCCGATTGGCTGCCGGGTACCGACAGGCCATTGGCTACCTACACTTTTGGAGTTAACATAGGGTTTTAA